In Desulfosudis oleivorans Hxd3, the DNA window AAAAGCCACTTTTTTTGATCCCGGCTGCAAGTCCGGCGTGTTTTTGCGGGAGATCGCCAGGCGTCTGGACAAAGGCCTGGAGAAGCAGATCCCTGATCGCCACAAGCGGATCAACCACATCTTCAAAAACCAGCTTTACGGGCTCGCCATTACCGAGCTGACCGCCTTGCTCTCGCGTCGGTCCGTATATTGCTCTAAAACGGCCAACGGCCGTTATTCCGTTTGCGAAGCTTTCGACAGTCCGGAAGGCAACATCCATTTTGCGAGGGTGGAACACATCTGGAAGAACGGCCGTTGCGTATACTGCAGAGCCAGCAAGGAGAACTACGAACGGGACGGTGATTTGGAAAGCCACGCCTATGCCTTTATCCATACAGAAAACCCGGAGGAACTTTTTAATATGAAATTTGATGTTATTATCGGAAACCCCCCTTACCAATTGAGCGATGGGGGTTACGGAGAGAGTGCCCGACCGATCTATCACCTGTTTGTTGAGCAGGCGATGAAACTCAAGCCCCGCTACCTGACGATGATCATTCCTTCCCGATGGTTCGCCGGCGGCAAGGGGTTGGACGAATTTCGCCGCAAGATGCTCCATGATCATCGCATTTCCCACCTGGTCGACTATCCCAAACTCTACGACGGATTTCCCGGCGTAAAGATCCGTGGCGGTGTCTCCTATTTCCTGTGGGAGCGCGACTACGATGGCCCCTGCTCCGTGCAAACGATGTGGGATGGCCAACCACTCGGCCCGCCGATGAAGCGGCGCCTGGATGCCTACGATGTTCTGGTCCGCCGGAACGAGGCGGTCTCCATTCTGGACAAGGTCCGCGCCTACCGTGTCAAAGGTAAGTCCGAGGCGACACTGGATGCACGAGTGTCCAGCCGGAAGCCCTTTGGTTTTCCCACAAATTTTCATGGCGCTGAATCGCCCAAGGGTTTCAAAATTCCGGTCAAGCTCTATGGATCACGACAAATCTCTTGGATCAAGCGCTCGGATATCCAACAGAACTCGGAATGGATTGACAAATGGAAGGTCCTGATGACTTGTGTTCAAGGTACCAGTGCTGCGGTTGAAACCATGTTTCTGAGCAGACCCATCATTGCGGAGCCTGGAGAAGCCTGCTCGGAGACTTATTTGATCGCCGGCCGATTCGAAAACAAATTGGAGGCCGAGCGATACGCGGCATATCTGCGGACGCGTTTTGTCCGTTTCCTTGTGTCTCTACGAAAGGCAACGCAACATGCCACGAAGGATGTCTATGCATTTGTTCCCGACGTCCCTTTGAATTGCGAATGGACCGACGAGAAGCTCTACAAGCGATATGGCCTGACCAAGGATGAAATCGCCTTTATCGAATCCGTTGTCCGCCCGATGCCTGCCGATAGCGACGAGGCGAGCGATGAGTAAGGCCTTCTTCCCTCCCCGGCCTGAATCGCGGCCCACGATTTATGCATACGAGGATACCCATCCGCAGTACGCGGGTCTGCTCAAGGTCGGGTACACAACCGTGGACGCACAGAAACGCGTTGCCCAGCAATATCCGACCTTGCGTCCCGGCGCACCGCCCTACCGAATCGTTCTGGAAGAAGCCGCCATGCGCGGCGACGGCACGGTGTTTACCGATAACGACGTTCACCGCATGCTGCGGA includes these proteins:
- a CDS encoding Eco57I restriction-modification methylase domain-containing protein, with translation MLNNSGYNPDVLSCIANLSSDEVFTPPQLANGILDLLPEKLWSDKKATFFDPGCKSGVFLREIARRLDKGLEKQIPDRHKRINHIFKNQLYGLAITELTALLSRRSVYCSKTANGRYSVCEAFDSPEGNIHFARVEHIWKNGRCVYCRASKENYERDGDLESHAYAFIHTENPEELFNMKFDVIIGNPPYQLSDGGYGESARPIYHLFVEQAMKLKPRYLTMIIPSRWFAGGKGLDEFRRKMLHDHRISHLVDYPKLYDGFPGVKIRGGVSYFLWERDYDGPCSVQTMWDGQPLGPPMKRRLDAYDVLVRRNEAVSILDKVRAYRVKGKSEATLDARVSSRKPFGFPTNFHGAESPKGFKIPVKLYGSRQISWIKRSDIQQNSEWIDKWKVLMTCVQGTSAAVETMFLSRPIIAEPGEACSETYLIAGRFENKLEAERYAAYLRTRFVRFLVSLRKATQHATKDVYAFVPDVPLNCEWTDEKLYKRYGLTKDEIAFIESVVRPMPADSDEASDE